ctattggaataaaacctattgaattttaaaacatttataaagttttttttacttattttttttttttttgttctcaataggaacaatcacaaaaattgtaggtaattgagcaagaacattgcaggaacatcatatgaacaaagaatgaggacaggtaatgttcgcattcgaacattctacaaatgttcatttaatgtacatttaatgtttaatgtacatttaatgttctgctgcaactgttcatatgtttgtgaacacttgtgaatgtttgtataatgttcaattaatgttcgcatgcaaacattagctgtcctcattctttgttcatataatgttcatgcagtgttcatgccacgtttgcaaacgttctcatgcaaacattcaatgaacattcaaagaacatttggtttccgggtaacgaagtacaaatacttcgttactgtacttaagtactttttaggtatctatacttcattacttatttttctgcctacttctgacttctactcattacattttcacacaagtatctgtactttctattccttacatttttaaaacaaacagcctcgttactcttgccttcagtttgtttatatatatttcacgtcatgtgcgcctgtaatcaacttttctgcagcacggctttgctttgaaccgtgaaccaatccaagcagtggttcgcgattgaagcaatgcttcgacctattgcttcgtttattctttctttgtttcgcttaattttcccctgctaaaactctaaagagcgtacttctgtgagtattatttatcttttctatgttaaaccgacctgttatggtcttctgaaacatgtattttataacaaaaacgggagcgacgcgttagcatgtctatggcattttcaatgtttaaaagttagcattaagcagctctcatcacgttcgggtgcatttgttttcaaattgtaatatttcttaaatttatttttgcttatatattaataatctaatgattattatatacaattttagagaaagaggcaaaaagaacctgaatagaaacacaacagaaaatataaacgcaactaacaatgaacatacatatataaatacatacatacataaataaataagtgtttcctgtgaacacctagtgactattACTCCTCCACtttatccctgtcttatttaatgacaatttgtttcggtcaaaccatattttcaatgtgttaatttcttcagtggtttcctccagaactttctgccaaactagaaaactgctgcatcctagtaagagcagaatactactggaatgaatttgaataaggaaagttttttttttttttcctcactaaatggatgctgcactcactgcagtttattgtctggaatagtcccagattgcatttcagagcttctagaattgaaatattttcatgcaggtggtgttgggggggtaattttgggttttgggtcttgggccacatgtagaacgaatcagtttttaaattaagctttcaattcatatagtggcatctaccttttttttttaaaggttactttatacttttatactttaagtaggttttggagcacatactttttcacttttacttgagtaaagaggtcaagttgttacttcaacttttaccagagtgtttttaaactgcagtatctatacttctacttaagtaacaaatgtgtgtacttttgacaccactggtagtggttgtagctcccctagtaatccTAGACTGCTAGCAATCTAGCTGCACAAATATCCTCAGTCATTGAGGAGATGTTTCAACTTGGTTCAGTTTGCGGGTCCTGCTGTTTGCTGACGGTGCAGCTGCTCTGATACTACAAGCGAGGGGCAACTTTGATCATTTGACTTGTGCTGCTAGCATGCACCACTGGTTTGACTTGACTGCCACTGAAAGTTATGAGCCGGTGCAGTCCATCAGTGTGTGTGGAGAGTTCACTCTGAGTGGAATTTGCATAACTGTCATTATGCAAATTTTTAGGCTGTGTGAGGCCAAAGTGGTCTGGAAAATACTGCTGTAGGAAAACTATTAAAGTTATTATGCAGATAGTAAATGCAATGTAAAGCACTCATTTACAGTACCAATACAACATTTTGACCACAAATTTTGGTTCTGAGGTTTGTTTGCAATCACTTTATATTAGGtgataatttgtgtcagtagtgATATCATTTTAGTTTAATAGATAGATTTGATGGCTACTGTTTAGATATGAAATAAACAAACGACAAAAAACAGTGAAAATTCATATTGACATTTCACAGTCGATTTGAAGATTGTGTCCTGggtcctgggaagacccaggacacgctggagggactatgtctctcggctggcttgggaacgccttggggttcccccggaggagctgggggaggtgtgtgtggatcgggaggtctgggcggctttgcttgagctgctgcccccgtgacccgactccggataaagcagaagaaaatggatggatggatttgaaGATTGTATTGTGAAAATGTACTTTGAAGCATTTCAGTATGTTGTCCCTCACAGTTATTATTTGTTGCAGAACATGACTAATACAGATAAGCAGTTCATTGTTGATGTTGTTTCTGGATGTATCGAGCACAAAAAGTTACTGGACACAGTCACTGAACTCTTCTATGCCGAGAATGGGAAGTACTTATCCAGAAGTGATCGCAGCCAGTTTGTCAGTAAGTTCATTAACATCActattttgtcctttttttttttactttattcatATCAAGTGACCAattctttttaaacaatattgTCCTTCAGTTATCTGCTACCTCACCACATTCCGGCTTGATGAACTTGGACTTCAGTGTTTTAGTAACATTGTGAAATCGCTGGACATCAAGAAGATGCACGCAGTAAGAAACTCATTTTATAAACACATCTATTACATTGCAAGAATTCAGAATTCAATATTGCAATGTATATGGTTGTAGTTCTTGAGTTTCTTCTTCACATACCTCACCACATGGATACAAGATAAGTGGACCAGCATCTATGATGTTGCCTTTGTGCAGAAACAGTGGATTGAGCCTCTGCTCAGGTGAAAAAAGTAGAATCCAACAGAAACACTATTATTCTAGAACCAAAGAACAAATAGGTCTGTCACATTTGTCCTTTAGGTAGCGCCCTGATATTGATAGTCTCATCGACCAGCTTGCTGCAAAAATATCCAATGAGGGCCAAGTCAAGAAATTTCCAGTTGCCACCACCAAGCCTCACGGGTTTTCTCTTACAAAACCTAAACCTCAACCCCTGCCCATGCCTAAGTGCATCCCCCAGCAGGAAAAGCACAAACTGGTCAGCACAAGTTGCACCATTATTCTAAAATTTATGCACACAGTTGGTTaccgcatatacaacccctggcaaaaattatggaatcaccggcctcggaggatgttcattcagttgtttaattttgtagaaaaaaagcagatcacagacatgacacaaaactaaagtcatttcaaatggcaactttctggctttaagaaacactataagaaatcaggaaaaaaaattgtggcagtcagtaacggttacttttttagaccaagccgagggaaaaaaatatggaatcactcaattctgaggaaaaaattatggaatcatgaaaaacaaaagaacgctccaacacatcactagtattttgttgcaccacctctggcttttataacagcttgcagtctctgaggcatggacttaatgagtcacaaacagtactcttcatcaatctggctccaactttctctgattgctgttgccagatcagctttgcaggttggagccttgtcatggaccattttcttcaacttccaccaaagattttcaattggattaagatc
The sequence above is drawn from the Thalassophryne amazonica unplaced genomic scaffold, fThaAma1.1, whole genome shotgun sequence genome and encodes:
- the LOC117506333 gene encoding cilia- and flagella-associated protein 99-like, which encodes MDGFEDCIVKMYFEAFQYVVPHSYYLLQNMTNTDKQFIVDVVSGCIEHKKLLDTVTELFYAENGKYLSRSDRSQFVIICYLTTFRLDELGLQCFSNIVKSLDIKKMHAFLSFFFTYLTTWIQDKWTSIYDVAFVQKQWIEPLLR